In the Zingiber officinale cultivar Zhangliang chromosome 5A, Zo_v1.1, whole genome shotgun sequence genome, tgccaaaggctcgtatttttggaggaggaagtgaAGAAGATGAGGGCGTCGAGCGGCCAATCCTCCACCACTCAAGAGCAGATGAACGCCAAGGTGGCAAAATTGTGGGTCGATCTGGAGAAGAGCACTAAGCTGCTCGAGGCTGAACGGGGAAAAAGTGCAGAGCATGCCACTCTGCTGGTTTAGCTCAACAAGCAGGTCAGCACCTTCGACAATAAGATCGAGTCAGCCAATGCGAGGAAGCTTCAGGCCATTGAACACCTCGACCTGAAGAATAAGGAGGCTCGAGCTCTCGCCAAGAAACTCAAGGAAGCTGAAGATTTCCTGGTCACTGAGCGGAACAGTCGGTCGACCGAAGAAGCTGCTCTTTGCAACCAACTCTCCGCTAAAGATAATGTGCTGGCCACCGGGAAGGATGAGCTAGGGGCCTCCTGGGCTGCTTTGAAGACTTACCAAGATGCAGAGGTCGGTCGGTTCGAGATTATGAAGAGAAACTACATCCGCTCGAACGCTTTCAACGATAAAGTCGCCGACCAGGCCTTTTACCTATTCGACCTGACGATCGACGGGACGATCAACCAGCTCAGGGAGGGAGGCTACCTATCGGCTGCTCTGACCAGCAATATCATCAGCTGGGGCAAACTTACCGCGTCGATACCCGACGACGCCCTagattaccttgagtgaggttaagaacttctccttttaaaattttgaagttttaatGAATGCCTTCCCGTTCGACTGAGCTCCCTtttcttgtatttgttttctcAACTCTCAATCATTGCACAAACTTATAACTCCACGATTCCTCCGATCGGCAAAGATTAGTATGTCTAGTCGGTCAATCCGTTTTGCTTTTAGAGTTGTAATTTTGCGACTTCTGGTGGTGGGCGTATTTTGAAGAATAATCACGAACGGTCGTCGTGCTTACCAGtcggtgttggaccccgtggtagttttggtgtgatcaacaagttaagttaggtcctgcgttatttctaaccttgtgtctaggtgtgcaggagcttaggagcacaggtactcgaacggaagacgcagctagcgagaaggacggcacgctgtgcgtccgagggatgaggtgctgtggaagagtacaccggcggatgagaaggaagtgcgtgcggtggttccgaggtacgaaagccggagcggaagattgctcggggagcaagagacgcatctagcgcgaaggtcggcacggggtgcgaccgagggacgaagtctgcggatgagtacgctggtggacgagaagggacacgcggtaattccgagggacgagaagccggagggaagcacgctcgagaagaccggaacacgggttcgggtgagccctattccggatgtcagagatcacccaagcaagcggagccggagcagaaacggaccgaggcgagctgaaccggagaagagagcacggaccaaaagtcaactggttgACTTTTGGCCAGCGCCTTGAATTGTCCGGCGCGGAGCGGCCGGGCGCCGGACACAAGTTGACCAGAACGGCTAGCCGGCGcttgggataaagttttatccccagggcctgaaccctttcaggcgcccgaccaaggctataaatatagccttggtccgagcTTTcataatcacgatcattctatttccaaacacttgtatgctttagttgtagttaagcttctgttttctgtgcctaaacgctgtaagagacttctccgcctgaaggagtttttgagcttaatcttccttggattaacaaccacatcggttgtaaccaagtaaacatctggtgcctcgtcttttcttttatgctcttatttatctgcttaattcattttacaagtgttagcttaatcgttcgaggaagggttgtttgtttttaattgacaagtTATTTACCAACTCTTCTaaccggcccaacggtccaacaagtggtatcagagccgagtacgcctcagaaggactaaccgccgtctgacgcaacaaaaacgatggccggagctagcaactacccacctgcattcgagggggagttttccatctggaaacaaaacatggaggtataccttaactcagattctggtatttctttaataatgaaatttggttatgaagaaccaaagaacacgaacggagaaagactcgatctacgcctctggaacgaaaagcaacgtgaggagtcaatggcaaatgggcgggcaaaatattatcttctgaatgtaataccaaaggaagatttcaaaaaagtcgcagattatgaaagagcaaaagaactttgggaaaagttcttgcagctctacgaagaacctttagaagctgacacctcaatagacaccgagccaccgacagaagagtccgaaatcgaggtacgtactacaacagccgaagtacatcccgagatcgatgaagggggagaatcttcggaagaaagcaactcgatagggggagaatcaattactgacaaggtaagtcaggtatggactcgaacctctgatcaattgaatgattcaatcgaagaattgcctgaaaatttttgcgaatcatcgaaagagttttttatattagaaaatcaattgtcaaacttatcctgtaaatttgaaatattatcgaaagagttcttcgaatttcaaaatatcttaacaatagaattttgcaagttggaaactttgctaaaaaacctttgtgaatcacaaagaagtttttcgaaagaattatgcaacttagaaatattatcgaaaactttttctgatcctaaaaatttggaattacaaattactttattgaaaaagttttatgaattagaaattgattcatcgaaaaatattttcggattaagaaatctattattaatagattcctgcaaattcttattgttaaaaaattctggcaaattacaaaatattctttcaaacgaattttgcacattgccgaaagatttttttatattattgaggaattttatcaagttagaatttatgctatttgaatatttttgtgaagttgaaattcaaaaaataatagaaattaacatgatacaaattgttgcatgtttaatatttgtggccttaaatttgaaacagtgtgatttaagaagttttgataaattaaaatggaaatttaaatcctgttgataaagagcattagaacaacaattaaataaattttcttgcatatatATTTGGgcttagaatgattttttttgtgaaaattattacaaaattttcaaagattCTCGAAATTGctcttaatgacttagaaattttttttgattgatttagaaatttttttggagatatttttttctaagtctttaacccttagattttttttaaaccccatttttattgtgatcaaagggggagaagagaaagtataagtctagggggaggtagaaatattgaaaattaaattttttttgaaatctaattttttctacccttttgcacttaaattgcaaattaagttaattgacttaattttattttatatctgtgttgaccctagcttaacttgggttgatcacaccaaaaagggggagattgttggaaccccaaggttgttttggtgtgatcaacaagttaagttaggtcctgcgttgtttctaaccttgtgtctaggtgtgcaggagcttaggagcacaggtactcgagcggaagacgcagctagcgagaaggacggcacgctgtgcgtccgagggacgaggtgctgcggaagagtacaccggcggatgagaaggaagtgcgtgcggtggttccgaggtacgaaagccggagcggaagattgctcggggagcaagagacgcagctagcgcgaaggtcggcacggggtgcgaccgagggacgaagtctgcggatgagtacgctggtggacgagaagggacacgcggcaattccgagggacgagaagccggagggaagcacgctcgagaagaccggaacacgggttcgggtgagccctattccggatgtcagagatcacccaagcaagcggagccggagcagaaagacccggaccagaggcgagctgaaccggagaagagagcacggaccaaaagtcaactgggttgacttttggctccggggcgcccggagcagcccggggcgcccggaacagcccggggcgcccggaacctgaagtttgaccagaacgcttCTTTTGCGTTCtggacattgggggataaagttttatccccccagggcgcccggaacccttccaggcgccccgaccaaggctataaatatagccttggtccagaagcttttcataatcacgatcattctatttctaaacacttgtatgctttagttgtagttaagcttctgttttctgtgcctaaacactgtaagaggcttctccgcctgaaggagtttttgagcttaatcttccttggattaacaaccacatcggttgtaaccaagtaaacatctggtgcctcatcttttctgctcctctttagcttccgaagtttcgttcttttgggtgattgcgaccaaccggaatagggctcacccgaacccaattcccggccttctcctcgagcagccttccgtcccggcttaacgtccctcgaacgtcgcgcacgctcttcacgcccaccggagtactcttccgcagctctctcgtccttcggacgcaccgagcccgtcggctcccttcccatgccgtccttctcgctagctgcgtcttccgctcgagtacctgtgctcctaagctcctgcacacctagacacaaggttagaaacaacgcaggacctaacttaacttgttgatcacaccaaaacaaccttggggttccaacagtcggTCGTTAGTTATTCCTGAGTAAGTCGTCGCTTGACCGTTGGCGAAAGTTAGGTTTTAAGGTCGTTGCTAGACCGTTGATGAAAAATAGGTGAAGACTCAGATTTAGGGTTGTCGCTTGACCGTTGGTGAAGGTTAggcgaagacttgggtttaaagtCGCCACTCGACCATTGGTGAAGGTTAGacaaagacttgggtttaaggtcgtcgctcgactgttggttAAGGTTAGgtaaagacttgggtttaaggttatcgctcaaccgttggtgaagactagggtttaaggtcgccgctcgactgttgacaaaaactagggtttaaggtcgccgctcgtcCATTGATGTcaactagagtttaaggtcgccgctcaaccgttgatgtcgactagagtttaaagtcgtcgctcgactgttagtgaagactagggtttatggTTGCCGCTTGACCGttgtgaagactagggtttaatgtCGCTGCTTGACTGTTGAGGAAGatgagagtttaaggtcgctgcttgaCTGTTGAGGAAGATGAGAGTTTAAGGTCGTTACTCGATCGTTGACAtagactagagtttaaggtcgctgcttgaccgttgacgtagactagagtttaaagtcgtcgctcgatCGATAATgtagactagagtttaaggtcgccgcttgactgcTGAGGAAGatgagagtttaaggtcgctgctcggcCATTAATGTCGACTagaatttaaggtcgccgctcgaccattgaggaAGGCGTATCTTAAGAGGCATTCTTtgcttttattcatattttgccCCTGCGTTCAAgaaacatacaaaaatacatatattcacttgcgcacctctcatccggccTTATAGGGTTGCCGGTACGCCATGAGCCGAACAACTGCTTTTGTCCGCAtttcgtccaccaagtcgagctccatgagcCTCCATTCGGTGTTTCCTTCATCGTAGTACTACACCCAATCGGATTCTACTCTGACCTCCATGGGGACGATTGCTTCGCCGCTGTATACCAAGTGGAAGGGGGTTACGTCGGTCGCATCCTTCGAGGTTGTGTGAAGGGCCCACAATACATTGGGGAGCTCGTCAACCCAGCTGCCTACAACGTGGTCGAACCAAGCGCGTAAAACTCtgaagatctcccgattggcgacttcggCTTGTCTGTTGCCCTGGGGGTAGGCCACCGACGTGAAGGTCTATTGGATGTCATAGCCCTCACACCACTCTATGATCCCTTGACCGGTGAATTGCCTCCCATTGTCTGATACGAGTCGGTGTGGGATGCCGAATCAACATATGATGTTCTGGAAAACAAACTTAATGACCATCTGCTCGATTATCCTTGCGAGTGGCTCGGTTTCcacccacttcgagaagtagtcTATCGCGATGAGTAAAAATTTTCGCTGACCGGTCGGCATGGGGAATGATCCAACGATATCCATGTCCCATTGGTCCAACGACCAAGATACTATGGACGTCTTCATTTCCTTGGTCGGTCGGTGCAGaaggttgtgatacttctggcaagacaAGCAGGTGACCACCGTCCGACCGACATCTTCTTAAAGGGTTGACCAAAAATATCTGGCCAGGAGTATCTTTCGAGCTAACGCACGGGCGCCCGAGTGACCTCCACAGGAACCTTGGTGCACCTCCTGCAGAATGTATTCAGTATCTTTTGATCCGACGCACTTGAGTAGGGGCCTAGAGAAGACTCTCTTATAAAGCTGGTCTCCAATCAAGGTGAATTGTCTGACCCTCTTCTTTAGCAAGCGAGCTTCTTCTAGATCAGCAAGTGCAGCTCCCGACCGCAAGAACTCTATCAGGGCCATTCTCCAATCGTTGGGGAAGGTTATTCCTTCCATTCGGTCGATATGCGCCATGAGCGAGACTTGTTCGATCGGCTTCCCTATGACGATCGGCATCAATGAGCTAGCCAATTTTGCTAACTCATCAGTCGCATGGTTCTCCGATCGAGGGATTTTTTTATATAATGACCTTTTGAAAGTTGATCTTTATCTTCTCGAAGTCTTTTGCATAGAGCCCGAGTCGAACattgcttatctcgaacgtccCAGATAGCTGTTGAGCGGCAAGctgggagtccgagtggatgaggactttagcAGCTCCCACATGTCGAGCTGCATGTATGCCAGCTATCAGTGTTTCATACTCTACTTCGTTATTAGTGGCTATGTAGTCCAACCGAATGAAAAGCTGTATCCAGTCTTCCCATGGTGAGATGAGCAATATGCCGATTCTGCTGCCTTGCTGAGGGGATGAGCTGTCAACATATATCTTTCATGTTGCGTCCGACTTGACATTCTAGACCTCTAATCCACCAAGGCCTGAGCCTTAATTGTCGCCtggggttgatattgtatatcgAATTCGCTCAGCTCGATCATCCATTTAATTAGCCTTCCTGATGCTTCATGGTTGAGAAGGACTTGTCCCAAGGCGCTGTTAGTTAGCACAATGACTGTGTGCGCTAGAAAGTACGGACGAAGCCTCCGAGCAGCGAGAATCAAAGCATAAGCTATTTTTttgagaccggtgtagcgagactctgcatctttcaatatatggcttaaaaagtatacAGGTTGCTGCTCTTGGCTGTTCTGCCTAACTAGAGCCGACCCAACCGCATACTTGTTGAATGATAAATAGATCCAGAGTGGCTTACCAATCATTGGCTTGACTAATACAGGCAAGGAGTTAAGATATTCCTTTAGCTCTTCCAATGCTCGGTCGCACTaggcgtcccattggaatttcgtAGCTCGGCGAAGCACTTTAAAGAATGACAGGCTCCGATCGgacgacttggatatgaatctggatagCGCCGTGATCCGACCAGTCAGccattgagcttccttcaagttgtgAGGCAGCGACATGTCTTACAACGCTCTGACTTTGGTTAGATTGGCAACCCAccgtcgagtccaccatctgatctatccTGGACAACAGATAGAAGTCCtctgggcacgccttgttaaaaTCGCGGAAGTCGATGTAGACCTGCCATTTATTGCCCAGTTTGGAGACTAACACgacattggctagccagctcgggaattgaacttcaCTAATATGGCCGGCCTCTACTAACTTTTCTATCCCCGCCCGGATGATCAAATTTTGCTCCGTGTTGAaatccctctttctttgcttcaccggccgagcgttcgGTCGGACATGAACCTCATGCTGAGTCACACTCGAGGAGATACCGggaagctcatgtgtcgaccaggcgaacacatcgTGATTTTGTTTAAGGCAGGCAAtcaactctgccttcttctccaccTCCTGGTCAGCGACAATAAAGGTGGTTCCTTCCACTCGACtggggtggatctgaacctcctccttttcttcgtacacCAATGTAGGAGGCTTTTTAGTGATTGTGTTCACCTCCAAGCACGGATTCTTCCAAGCGCTTCTCGCTtcagacttgaccatctcgacgtagcatcggcGAGAGGCCAGCTGATCACCTCTAACTTTGCCCACCCGATCatccaccgggaatttgatcttttggcaaTATGTAGACACCGTCACTCGGAATTCATTGAAGGCTGGTCAACCTAAGATGACGTTGTAGGTCGGCGGTGCGTCCATCACGATGAAGTTCGTGATTCTGGTTCTCCTCAATGGCTCTTCCCCAAGCGAGATGGTCAGTCGGGCCTGTCCGAGCGGCaacacttcattgcccgtgaaaccGTAAAGAgaggtcgtcatgggcagcaataCATTccgatcaatttgtaattgatcgaacgtcttcttgaaaataatgttcatcgaactccctgtatcaacaaaagttcgatgaatagtataattagtgaTTACTATCTAGATGATCAACATGTCATCGTGagagatctccactccctccaaaatGATTAATGTTAGAGGTAATCcatataaaatattttcataaattcAGTAAAAGCTACTTCCGACCACTGTAATAAATTTGAAAGCACCAAATGACTCAACCATCACAGtcaaactttttaaaattaatcacgTTGAATAAATAAATACTTTTTTTTAATAGAATTGACCCGGATGCTCATTGGTGCCACTATTAGCTTGATTGATCGTCCCAATTGAACTATAGGTCAAATTTACTAACCCACCAAAATGACAAAATTAGTTTGCTTAGCACACTTGACTTAACTAGACCAATTAGACACTTAGAACAATTAGTTCTCTCAGTCATACACTCATCTAGCCTAGCTAGGCTAGTCAAATCAAAGCAGCCAACTCATCTAGTTTGATCAACTCAATTCTTCAATCCTATGCAAACGGATCAGATTGCCCACCTTGACTAGTTCACCCTGATCTAGACCAATTGACCAACCAAAAACCCACCAAAACGAATCAACGTAAAGCTTGGCAAGAACATACCAGATGCTTTAGACAAAGTATCTCCAACTTCTTTTGCCGTACGAGTGTCATGAGAATGATGAATGTTTATCTTTCATTTGTAAACGGCAGATAAGAATATAATAATGGGATTCACCGATGACATGAAGAAAAAGCACaacagagataaaaaaaaaaaatatgcactAGTCGAAGAATCATTGATACGGTTGCAGGATTAGTTCAAGATCTAATGGCAAAGATAACTAGATTGATAAGAAAATGCCAACCCTCAAATGGTCTTAATCCATAAATATGGAAATCCTTAAGCAATCCACAACAGCAAGTCAAAAGTTGCAGCAAGGTCTCAACGGCTAGAAAGTCAAGGTTACCATAACCATAACTGAAACAACCAAACATCAGCTTGGAGGAGAGGCACTGCGCCTTGGAGATGCATATTGattattatcatcatcatcatactCCCTAGGGCTTCGACTTCCACCATTAGTTTCAGGGCTTTTGTAACTCCTGCCACGAGGGCTCTCACTTTCATGGCTCCTGGCAAGAGGACTCACCCTTTCATGGCTCCTGGCAGGAGGACTCTCCCTTTCGTGGCTCATGGCACGAGGGCTCCCCCTTTCCTGGCTCATAGGGCTCCTGCTGTTTTCCCTACGGGGACTACGACCATAGTCAGAACCATTGCGCTCAGCTTCCTCCTTCGGGGGAGAGTTCCTAGTTCGGTCCTTAGGACTCCTGCTGCCATCAGGGGAGGGGCTGCGCCTCCTATCCTTTGAAGGTGGAGGGCTACCCCTGGGGCTCCTGCTGTAGTGGGGGCTTCTCGATCCACCCCTATCTTCACGGTCAGCACGACGCCCATCTCTCACAGGAGATCTTGAACGGCTGCTCATAATAGAAGAGTTGCAGAATTAATATAGTCATTACatcacaaagaaaaaaaattagactgTATTGCACCTGTAACTCCGGCTTCGGCTGTAACTCCGACTCCTGCTCCTACCACGGCGTGGAGAAGGTGATCTTGAATAACTCCGTCCGCGTCTGAAGTGCAAACATGTTGAATTTACTTATCAACCAGAACATGTATCCATCTATGGTAGAAAAAAAATGTATTTCTCACTTGAGCTTTTTAGGACTATTTTGGCAGTTTCTTTCAATGTGGCCCCTCTCTCCACAACGATAACACTTGTTTTTCCAGTCTCCTGCTTTGCAGTCCCGAGCCCAATGCCCATCTATACCACAGTTAAAGCATCGGCCAGAACCAGGAGGAGGTCCCCTTCCTAGATATTCACGAGAACCTCCAGGACCACGAGGAACCTGCGACAGTAATGTAAAATTTTAAAGtcaagaaaaaaatgaaagtGCAGACAGTTTATAGGACCCTGCAAAGCCTTGCCAACATTTAAGTTCTTACCCCTCTAGCAAACTCCACTATAATTCGGCTACCATCAAACTCTCGTCCATCTAGACTGTACCTTGCATCATCAGCATCTCGAGGGTCACTGAATTCCTGTTgaacaaaagtaaaacaaaaatACAGATACAAGAGGCACATCAAGGTAAGGTAAACCCAGTTGGATTGGAAACATCCCCCG is a window encoding:
- the LOC121980394 gene encoding serine/arginine-rich splicing factor RS2Z33-like isoform X1 yields the protein MPRHDDRYANTRLYVGRISHRTRARDLEDLFGRYGRVRNVDMKHDFAFVEFSDPRDADDARYSLDGREFDGSRIIVEFARGVPRGPGGSREYLGRGPPPGSGRCFNCGIDGHWARDCKAGDWKNKCYRCGERGHIERNCQNSPKKLKRGRSYSRSPSPRRGRSRSRSYSRSRSYSRSRSPVRDGRRADREDRGGSRSPHYSRSPRGSPPPSKDRRRSPSPDGSRSPKDRTRNSPPKEEAERNGSDYGRSPRRENSRSPMSQERGSPRAMSHERESPPARSHERVSPLARSHESESPRGRSYKSPETNGGSRSPREYDDDDNNQYASPRRSASPPS
- the LOC121980394 gene encoding serine/arginine-rich splicing factor RS2Z33-like isoform X2; the encoded protein is MKHDFAFVEFSDPRDADDARYSLDGREFDGSRIIVEFARGVPRGPGGSREYLGRGPPPGSGRCFNCGIDGHWARDCKAGDWKNKCYRCGERGHIERNCQNSPKKLKRGRSYSRSPSPRRGRSRSRSYSRSRSYSRSRSPVRDGRRADREDRGGSRSPHYSRSPRGSPPPSKDRRRSPSPDGSRSPKDRTRNSPPKEEAERNGSDYGRSPRRENSRSPMSQERGSPRAMSHERESPPARSHERVSPLARSHESESPRGRSYKSPETNGGSRSPREYDDDDNNQYASPRRSASPPS